In Arthrobacter alpinus, a single window of DNA contains:
- a CDS encoding macrolide 2'-phosphotransferase, protein MTAIELAAIASAAVPGLNVTAFAPEPDDAADFCSAMLVDAENRRWRVRSPRHAEASTRLETERQVLRAFSPAIRAELPFLLPSVAGTVRQGELITFVYSHITGKAQTVERLASGTPALALEIGAAIAAIHDLPQELVTNSDLPSYTANEFRQRKLNELDQSATTGKIPPSLLRRWEHAMEDVTLWRFNACVVHGDLHEDNILIENDKVTAVIGWTDLRVGDPADDFAWLVAVNDTDFVDTVMQAYAAARHETPDPHLLRRAALSAEFALAQWLVKGYAADSARMVEDAESMLKTLEADILEHGGQPISVEATVVPTVVPTAPGAPVKSAEAPTSSSVSVAPVPEAPDSDEPVSEETAAIKIVHAAEPKEVDDEADVAEEAAKEDDNLAENVETSAMKVIPLKKD, encoded by the coding sequence ATGACTGCAATCGAATTGGCCGCGATCGCCAGCGCCGCCGTGCCCGGACTTAATGTCACAGCGTTTGCGCCAGAGCCAGATGATGCGGCCGATTTTTGCTCCGCCATGCTCGTTGATGCGGAGAACCGGCGGTGGCGGGTACGGTCGCCGCGCCATGCCGAGGCCAGTACTCGCCTCGAAACCGAACGCCAGGTTTTGCGGGCCTTCTCCCCCGCAATCCGGGCCGAGCTGCCGTTCCTTTTGCCGTCCGTGGCTGGAACCGTGCGCCAGGGCGAGCTCATTACTTTTGTTTACTCGCACATCACCGGCAAGGCCCAAACTGTTGAGCGGCTCGCCTCTGGAACGCCCGCACTCGCGTTGGAAATTGGTGCCGCGATAGCCGCCATTCATGATCTGCCGCAGGAACTTGTCACAAATTCTGACCTGCCCAGTTACACGGCCAACGAGTTCCGCCAGCGCAAGCTCAATGAACTGGATCAGTCGGCCACCACGGGCAAGATCCCGCCGTCTCTGCTGCGCCGTTGGGAACACGCCATGGAAGATGTGACTCTCTGGCGTTTCAACGCCTGCGTTGTCCACGGCGATCTTCACGAGGACAATATTCTGATCGAGAATGACAAGGTCACGGCCGTCATCGGGTGGACGGATCTGCGCGTTGGCGACCCGGCCGATGACTTTGCCTGGCTTGTGGCCGTCAACGACACCGATTTTGTTGACACAGTGATGCAGGCCTATGCGGCCGCCCGCCATGAGACTCCGGACCCGCACCTGCTCCGGCGTGCAGCGCTCAGCGCCGAATTTGCGCTGGCCCAGTGGCTCGTGAAGGGTTATGCCGCCGACAGCGCCCGCATGGTCGAAGACGCCGAGTCCATGCTCAAGACCTTGGAAGCGGACATTCTCGAGCACGGCGGGCAGCCCATCAGCGTTGAAGCCACGGTGGTCCCGACTGTTGTTCCGACAGCACCTGGGGCTCCCGTCAAGTCCGCCGAAGCCCCGACGAGCTCCTCCGTTTCCGTTGCACCCGTGCCCGAGGCGCCAGACTCCGACGAGCCTGTTTCCGAGGAGACGGCAGCCATCAAGATTGTGCATGCCGCTGAACCCAAGGAAGTCGACGACGAGGCAGACGTAGCCGAAGAAGCGGCCAAGGAAGATGACAACCTTGCCGAGAACGTCGAAACCAGTGCCATGAAGGTCATCCCGCTCAAGAAGGACTGA